One segment of Bacillus alkalisoli DNA contains the following:
- a CDS encoding class I SAM-dependent methyltransferase, with product MWNEKADFWNENSENMWLKGSRKTIIPFIIENVTKETTILDAGCGDGFGTFLLASVGLRATGVDIAEKMIEKAQLERNHPNAHFIKGDLTSLPFEDASFDSIMAINSIEWTESPLVALHEMKRVLKPNGHLFLGLLGPTAGPRANSYSRLYGKDVICNTMMPWEFEQLAVENGWKLLEGLPVYKEEAKKVEVNRLPRHLKQALTFMWVFHLEKGEK from the coding sequence ATGTGGAACGAAAAAGCGGATTTTTGGAATGAAAATAGTGAAAATATGTGGTTGAAAGGTAGTAGGAAAACGATTATCCCATTCATAATAGAAAATGTCACTAAAGAAACGACAATTTTGGATGCCGGTTGTGGGGATGGATTTGGTACCTTTTTGTTAGCATCTGTTGGATTAAGGGCTACTGGAGTCGATATTGCTGAAAAAATGATAGAAAAAGCTCAATTGGAACGCAATCACCCTAATGCTCATTTTATAAAAGGGGACTTAACCTCTTTACCATTTGAAGACGCTAGTTTCGATTCTATTATGGCAATTAACTCCATAGAATGGACAGAGAGTCCTCTGGTTGCTCTACATGAGATGAAAAGAGTACTAAAGCCAAACGGTCACCTTTTCTTAGGACTTCTCGGACCAACAGCAGGACCGAGAGCGAATAGTTATAGTCGTCTTTACGGAAAAGATGTAATATGCAATACGATGATGCCGTGGGAGTTCGAGCAACTAGCTGTTGAAAATGGTTGGAAACTTTTAGAAGGCTTGCCCGTATATAAAGAGGAAGCAAAGAAAGTAGAAGTTAACCGATTACCAAGACATTTAAAGCAAGCATTAACATTTATGTGGGTGTTCCATTTAGAAAAAGGGGAGAAGTAA
- a CDS encoding FAD-binding oxidoreductase, with translation MKIKTMPSKLIIGFLIVTMLYSSLLFYSFTQKDLKDELLIHDVSRLFPEKIMKIVEGKEQESIEEAVRNARENNLKISIAGTRHSQGGHAFYKDSLWIDMSHYNKIVDFNEQEKTITVQSGVTWADIQEYINPYNLSVKVMQSSNIFSIGGSLSSNVHGRDPNFGPLIETVQSFRLLKESGTVLNVSRTENEELFPLVIGGFGLFGVILDVTLELTTNDLYIAETVKVDYHDYPAYFVEHIRNNPDVGLHFARLSVPTNLLLEELYMTTYKKVGSDVSKSLTEEQIAELLPLHDEKNVRRDKFVFGLSRHYDWGKALVWKIQQKFYAMGKEEEIISRNNAMRPPIQFLDYYSPKDTDILQEYFIPVDNFSQFVDELREIVIEDKLNLLNVTVRYTPANDEAYLSYTNHDTFALVLYFNQGFTEEEVKKMEQATQKMVDAALTLDGKYYLVYQLFPTDNQIRQAYPEIDSFFEMKNKYDPNERFMNNFYERYAKR, from the coding sequence ATGAAAATAAAAACAATGCCATCAAAACTAATTATCGGTTTTCTGATTGTAACAATGCTATATAGTAGTCTATTATTCTACTCCTTTACACAAAAGGATTTGAAAGATGAGCTGCTTATACATGATGTTAGCAGGCTTTTTCCTGAAAAAATAATGAAAATAGTAGAAGGTAAAGAACAAGAATCGATAGAAGAAGCCGTAAGAAATGCACGTGAGAATAACTTAAAGATTTCGATTGCTGGAACGAGACACAGTCAAGGAGGGCATGCATTTTACAAAGATTCCTTATGGATTGATATGTCCCACTATAACAAAATAGTAGATTTCAATGAACAAGAGAAAACGATCACCGTACAAAGTGGTGTTACGTGGGCTGACATACAAGAGTACATAAACCCTTACAATCTTTCCGTAAAAGTGATGCAGTCATCGAATATCTTTTCCATAGGAGGTTCGTTAAGTTCTAACGTACATGGCCGCGATCCTAATTTTGGTCCATTAATAGAAACAGTGCAATCATTCCGATTACTCAAAGAAAGCGGAACGGTGCTTAATGTAAGTAGAACGGAAAATGAAGAACTATTTCCTTTAGTAATAGGAGGATTTGGCTTGTTTGGCGTCATTTTAGATGTGACGTTAGAATTAACCACAAACGATTTGTACATTGCGGAAACGGTGAAAGTAGACTATCACGACTACCCAGCATATTTTGTAGAACATATAAGAAACAACCCTGACGTTGGACTCCATTTTGCTAGACTTTCTGTGCCTACTAATCTATTGCTGGAAGAATTATATATGACTACTTATAAGAAAGTTGGATCAGATGTAAGTAAGTCACTTACGGAAGAACAAATAGCTGAATTATTACCTTTACACGATGAGAAAAACGTAAGAAGGGATAAGTTTGTATTTGGACTTTCTCGTCATTATGACTGGGGAAAAGCTCTCGTTTGGAAGATACAGCAAAAATTTTACGCAATGGGAAAAGAAGAGGAAATAATCTCAAGAAATAACGCAATGAGACCACCTATTCAATTTCTAGATTATTACTCTCCAAAGGATACAGATATTTTACAAGAATACTTTATTCCAGTCGACAACTTTTCACAGTTTGTAGATGAATTAAGAGAAATAGTGATTGAAGACAAATTGAACTTATTAAATGTAACAGTGAGATATACTCCTGCTAATGATGAAGCATATTTAAGCTATACAAATCATGATACATTTGCACTTGTTCTTTACTTTAATCAAGGGTTTACGGAAGAAGAAGTGAAGAAGATGGAGCAGGCAACTCAAAAGATGGTAGATGCCGCATTAACATTAGATGGTAAATATTATTTAGTCTATCAACTATTCCCAACAGATAACCAAATTCGACAAGCCTACCCTGAAATTGATTCATTCTTTGAAATGAAAAACAAATATGACCCTAATGAGCGCTTTATGAACAACTTCTATGAAAGGTATGCAAAACGATGA
- a CDS encoding YqzG/YhdC family protein has product MRKIICLLMCCFVSFTSTSLLSANTYKAEHTQPAYAKWGKIAMERTQEKYPNAKIVDYLYVGSQKLDASTAETFKLWLNENDREFGVFVTIRYDNKSEQIQNINFRETDR; this is encoded by the coding sequence TTGAGAAAGATTATTTGTTTACTAATGTGCTGTTTTGTAAGTTTCACTAGTACTTCTCTTTTATCAGCCAACACATACAAAGCAGAACACACTCAACCGGCATATGCGAAGTGGGGAAAAATTGCCATGGAGCGTACGCAAGAAAAATACCCAAACGCTAAAATAGTCGATTATCTTTATGTTGGTTCCCAAAAATTGGACGCTTCTACAGCAGAAACATTCAAGCTATGGCTTAATGAGAACGATAGAGAGTTTGGAGTGTTCGTAACGATTAGGTACGATAATAAATCCGAACAAATACAAAACATAAATTTCCGTGAAACAGATAGATAA
- a CDS encoding DUF3892 domain-containing protein, translating to MKETFVAVQKNGDGDIVQFKTSSGRVLTYEQALADVNNGEVLGANVFKGKDGEMYIRGNADGDPTNNLDNLPTF from the coding sequence ATGAAAGAAACATTTGTCGCTGTTCAAAAAAATGGGGATGGAGACATTGTTCAATTCAAAACCTCTTCCGGTAGAGTATTAACCTACGAACAAGCATTAGCAGATGTGAATAATGGTGAAGTGCTTGGTGCAAATGTTTTCAAAGGAAAAGACGGAGAAATGTATATTCGTGGAAATGCCGACGGTGATCCGACGAATAATCTAGACAACTTACCTACTTTTTAA
- a CDS encoding AIM24 family protein, whose amino-acid sequence MSKYSIQQFVEQTKQRDRGQGFFELETERLLEVNLNGQVWAKMGSMISYEGKIKFEREGILEHGIGKLLKKTFTGEGAQLMKANGNGKLYLADQGKKITILDLEGNSIYINGNDLLAFEPGLNWDIKLMRRIAGMMAGGLFNVKLEGRGMVAFTSHYEPLTLMVYPGQPVYTDPNATVAWSGNLEPEFVTDIQLKTFFGRGSGESIQMKFNGNGFVVVQPFEEVYMNNQS is encoded by the coding sequence ATGTCTAAATACTCTATTCAACAATTTGTTGAACAAACGAAACAAAGAGATAGAGGGCAAGGTTTTTTTGAATTAGAAACAGAAAGATTACTAGAAGTAAACTTAAATGGCCAAGTTTGGGCAAAAATGGGTTCCATGATCTCCTACGAAGGAAAAATAAAATTTGAACGCGAAGGCATTTTAGAGCATGGCATTGGAAAGCTTCTGAAGAAAACTTTCACAGGCGAAGGTGCACAGCTTATGAAAGCAAATGGAAACGGAAAATTATATTTGGCCGATCAGGGCAAAAAGATTACCATTCTTGACCTTGAAGGAAATAGTATTTACATAAATGGGAACGATTTGCTAGCTTTCGAACCGGGTTTAAACTGGGACATTAAGCTGATGAGAAGAATTGCCGGCATGATGGCTGGCGGACTTTTTAACGTGAAGTTGGAAGGAAGAGGGATGGTAGCTTTTACGTCCCATTACGAACCGTTGACACTTATGGTGTACCCAGGCCAACCGGTTTACACAGATCCAAACGCAACAGTTGCCTGGTCTGGCAATCTAGAACCAGAGTTCGTAACCGATATTCAACTAAAAACGTTTTTCGGAAGAGGTAGTGGAGAATCCATTCAAATGAAGTTTAACGGAAACGGATTTGTCGTCGTTCAACCATTTGAAGAAGTGTACATGAACAACCAATCATAA
- a CDS encoding MFS transporter has protein sequence MNLKWIMISQSVVLFGTGIVFPFYILFLKEIGANFSEFGIAYGLFTLSAAFVHKWIGKMSDRFGRRIFLIINAWGTALLFLFFPIVTNIWQVYTLQVILGIIGAMQKTSEKAIIADVTDGRARGEMIGSYHFWVSIFSGIAVIISGFIIDFLTIDLIFYLGSIILFISGWITLRIEERSSTSNKIEKGINL, from the coding sequence ATGAATTTAAAATGGATCATGATTTCACAAAGTGTTGTCTTATTTGGAACAGGAATCGTTTTTCCTTTTTATATCCTCTTTTTAAAAGAAATAGGAGCAAACTTTTCTGAGTTTGGAATAGCATATGGTTTGTTTACGTTAAGTGCTGCATTTGTGCATAAATGGATTGGGAAAATGTCAGATAGGTTTGGAAGACGTATTTTTCTAATAATTAATGCATGGGGAACTGCACTGTTATTCTTATTCTTTCCGATCGTCACAAATATTTGGCAAGTTTATACGTTGCAAGTCATTCTCGGTATTATAGGAGCCATGCAAAAAACAAGTGAAAAAGCCATAATTGCTGACGTTACGGATGGAAGAGCTAGAGGAGAGATGATCGGTTCTTACCATTTCTGGGTATCTATTTTCTCAGGGATTGCCGTTATTATTAGTGGATTTATCATCGATTTCTTAACCATCGACTTAATCTTTTATTTAGGTTCCATTATTCTTTTTATAAGTGGATGGATTACTCTTAGAATTGAAGAAAGAAGTTCAACAAGTAATAAGATAGAAAAAGGAATTAATTTATAG
- a CDS encoding helix-turn-helix transcriptional regulator, whose protein sequence is MKKKEVIELISSKFKLIRTERGYTQDEMAEVLGISKKTLVQIEKERTDANWTTVIAICALFKNSEILHAILGPTPLEVIETVAHEHIFEPRDKTLGGKVWWKEIKTENGYRLQQNVVSQHFRIINEHDYRLFSSFDKEEANRVFKQVMKSS, encoded by the coding sequence ATGAAGAAAAAAGAAGTAATCGAGCTTATCTCTTCAAAGTTCAAGTTAATTCGAACAGAAAGAGGATACACGCAAGATGAAATGGCGGAAGTTTTAGGAATATCGAAAAAGACGCTTGTGCAAATAGAAAAAGAACGAACAGATGCCAATTGGACAACAGTCATTGCCATATGTGCATTATTTAAAAATAGTGAAATATTACATGCCATCCTTGGTCCCACGCCACTAGAAGTAATCGAGACCGTTGCTCATGAGCACATTTTTGAACCTCGTGATAAAACGTTGGGTGGAAAAGTATGGTGGAAAGAAATCAAAACTGAAAATGGATATCGACTTCAACAAAATGTAGTTAGTCAGCATTTCCGAATAATAAATGAACATGATTATCGTCTTTTCAGCAGTTTTGATAAAGAAGAAGCGAACCGTGTATTTAAACAAGTTATGAAGTCATCTTAA
- a CDS encoding metal-dependent hydrolase: MDTSTHFAMGLGLGALAHLSPSVQQHPELATAIILSTVIGSNAPDFDYIFRLKSNGDYIRQHRGLSHSLFALPLWSLVISIFLFISFPSVPFFPIFFWTFVAVSLHVAFDVMNFYGTQVMRPFSKEWLSQNFIPLFDPVIFLLLLSGFFAFLIGARLGFSFLFAWVGIALHCIVRYILKRHYHSYLKDKNPFSTSITLMPTCYFLKWNFIMEEKDQFVLGTMHKKKKKLFVKLDKEDLSNPYIEKSKTDLNVQHFLASTQFAYPIVDESKKLVEWIDLRYRKFEQFPFKVKVYFDENDVVISSTIGYHQVKNRDKKYLPIKIPNEIK; encoded by the coding sequence ATGGACACTAGTACACATTTTGCGATGGGATTAGGTTTAGGTGCACTAGCTCATCTTTCCCCTTCTGTTCAACAGCATCCAGAATTAGCAACAGCCATTATTTTAAGTACTGTAATTGGTTCAAACGCTCCCGACTTTGACTATATTTTCCGTTTAAAAAGTAACGGAGACTATATTAGACAGCATCGGGGATTATCTCATTCCTTATTTGCCTTACCTCTTTGGTCGTTAGTTATAAGTATTTTTTTATTTATATCTTTTCCTTCCGTCCCGTTCTTCCCTATCTTCTTTTGGACTTTTGTTGCTGTTAGCTTACATGTCGCTTTTGATGTTATGAATTTTTACGGCACACAAGTTATGAGGCCCTTTTCAAAAGAGTGGCTTTCACAAAACTTCATTCCACTATTCGATCCAGTTATTTTTCTACTCTTACTATCAGGTTTTTTCGCTTTTTTAATTGGTGCACGATTAGGTTTTAGCTTTCTTTTCGCTTGGGTTGGTATAGCTTTGCATTGTATCGTACGTTATATTTTGAAAAGACATTATCATTCTTACTTAAAAGATAAGAATCCCTTTTCAACAAGCATTACACTTATGCCTACATGCTACTTTCTTAAGTGGAACTTTATTATGGAAGAAAAAGATCAGTTTGTATTAGGAACCATGCATAAGAAAAAAAAGAAATTATTTGTGAAATTAGATAAGGAAGACTTATCTAATCCGTACATTGAGAAATCCAAAACCGATCTAAACGTCCAACACTTTTTAGCAAGTACTCAATTTGCTTACCCGATAGTTGATGAATCAAAGAAGCTAGTTGAGTGGATAGATTTACGTTATCGTAAATTTGAACAATTCCCATTTAAAGTTAAGGTGTATTTTGATGAAAATGATGTTGTAATTTCTTCTACTATTGGGTACCACCAGGTTAAAAACAGAGACAAAAAGTACCTCCCGATAAAAATACCAAATGAAATAAAGTAA